One genomic segment of Bradyrhizobium diazoefficiens includes these proteins:
- a CDS encoding ligase-associated DNA damage response exonuclease, translated as MRPQDILLPVAAGLCCKPGGFHIDPVRPVERAVITHGHSDHARAGHGAVLATQETLDMMRLRYGENFAGSTQVIRYGEEIRLGDVNVKFHPAGHVLGSAQIAVTCKDTCIVASGDYKDAPDPTCTPFELVPCDVFITEATFGLPVFRHGDAGDEVKKLLASVALFPERAHLVGAYSLGKAQRVIALLRQAGYDAPIYLHGAMETITHYYQSRGIDLGELRPVKGMKKAALAGTIALAPPSATSDLWTRRFPDPVTAFASGWMRVRARARQRGIELPLVISDHADWNGLTATIAATGAEEIWVTHGQEDALVHWCRSRGLRARPLDLVGYGDEEESEAPLEGEAEA; from the coding sequence ATGCGTCCGCAAGACATCCTGCTGCCAGTTGCTGCCGGCCTGTGCTGCAAGCCCGGCGGCTTCCATATCGACCCTGTCCGTCCCGTCGAGCGGGCCGTGATCACCCACGGCCATTCCGACCACGCCCGCGCCGGCCATGGCGCGGTGCTGGCGACGCAGGAAACGCTTGATATGATGCGGCTGCGCTATGGTGAGAATTTTGCCGGATCGACGCAAGTCATCCGCTATGGCGAAGAGATCCGGCTCGGCGATGTCAACGTCAAGTTTCATCCGGCCGGTCATGTGCTCGGCTCGGCCCAGATCGCGGTGACGTGCAAGGACACCTGCATCGTCGCCTCCGGCGACTACAAGGATGCGCCCGATCCGACCTGCACGCCCTTCGAGCTGGTGCCCTGCGACGTCTTCATCACCGAGGCCACCTTCGGGCTGCCGGTTTTCCGGCACGGCGATGCCGGCGACGAGGTGAAGAAGCTGCTGGCCTCCGTCGCGCTGTTTCCCGAGCGCGCGCATCTGGTCGGCGCCTATTCGCTCGGCAAGGCGCAGCGCGTCATCGCGCTGTTGCGGCAGGCCGGCTATGACGCGCCGATCTATCTGCATGGCGCGATGGAGACGATCACGCATTACTACCAGAGCCGCGGCATCGATCTTGGCGAGCTCAGGCCCGTGAAGGGCATGAAGAAGGCGGCGCTCGCCGGCACCATCGCGCTGGCGCCGCCATCGGCGACGTCCGATCTCTGGACGCGCCGGTTTCCCGATCCGGTCACCGCCTTCGCATCGGGATGGATGCGCGTGCGCGCCCGCGCGCGGCAGCGCGGCATCGAACTGCCGCTGGTGATCTCCGACCACGCCGATTGGAACGGCCTCACCGCGACCATCGCGGCGACCGGCGCGGAAGAGATATGGGTCACTCACGGCCAGGAAGACGCGCTGGTGCATTGGTGCAGGTCGCGCGGCCTGCGGGCGCGGCCGCTCGATCTCGTCGGCTACGGCGATGAGGAGGAGAGCGAGGCGCCACTTGAGGGCGAGGCCGAGGCATGA
- a CDS encoding MBL fold metallo-hydrolase — translation MQLRFVGCGDAFGSGGRLNTCFHISGRAANFLIDCGASALPALKRLEIDRNEIDLILITHFHGDHFAGLPFFLLDAQFSRRTRPLTIAGPQGIEMRLAQVMEALFEHSSKTKQRFELNIVELTPGQSRSFGAVMVTPYPVVHGESGGPFLAYRIEADGRTLAYSADTEWTEALIPLAHGADLFIAEAYMYEKVVKNHLSLKTLERHLPAIGAKRLVLTHMSDDMLSRLDDIEHLAAEDGMVLVF, via the coding sequence ATGCAACTACGCTTTGTCGGCTGCGGCGATGCCTTCGGCTCCGGTGGCAGGCTCAACACCTGCTTCCATATCTCGGGGCGCGCGGCGAACTTCCTGATCGATTGCGGCGCGTCGGCCCTGCCGGCGCTGAAGCGGCTCGAGATCGACCGTAATGAGATCGATCTCATTCTCATCACGCATTTCCACGGCGATCATTTTGCCGGACTGCCGTTCTTTCTGCTCGACGCCCAATTCTCGCGGCGGACGCGCCCGCTGACCATCGCGGGCCCGCAAGGCATCGAGATGCGCCTTGCGCAGGTGATGGAGGCGCTGTTCGAGCACTCCTCCAAAACCAAGCAGCGGTTCGAGCTGAACATCGTCGAACTCACGCCCGGGCAAAGCCGGAGTTTTGGCGCGGTGATGGTGACGCCCTACCCGGTCGTGCACGGCGAATCCGGCGGTCCCTTCCTCGCCTATCGCATCGAGGCCGACGGCCGGACGCTTGCTTACAGCGCCGATACCGAATGGACGGAGGCGCTCATTCCGCTGGCGCATGGCGCGGACCTTTTCATCGCCGAAGCCTATATGTACGAGAAGGTGGTCAAGAACCATCTCAGTCTAAAGACCTTGGAACGGCATCTCCCCGCCATCGGCGCCAAACGCCTTGTCCTCACTCATATGAGCGACGACATGCTGTCGCGCCTGGACGACATCGAGCATCTCGCCGCCGAAGACGGCATGGTGCTCGTGTTCTAA
- a CDS encoding IS4 family transposase has protein sequence MKIRPEILDHWPEVSARLPGGFDLEATARLRGAFTRAREIKNAETLLRLALAYGGLGMSLRETCVWAEAGGIVRLSDPSLLDRLCKAAPWLGDIVAALIAEQAKMTAGSWVGYRLRALDGTSICEPGADRTTWRLHVGYDLATGQVDQLELTDVHGAENLQRLTYAHGDIVLGDRYYARPRDLRPVIEAGADFIVRTGWNSLRLLQANGEPFDLFAALAAQSEQESELQVRVHEGQTKTPPPEPLILRLVVRRKPPEQAETERKRLLKDAKKRGKQPDPRSLEAAKYILLLTSLPVATFPPADVLALYRFRWQIELAFKRFKSLAGLDMLPAKKPELARAWIYARLIVAIIAEQIAGQVPDSFPSEFGTTTSKPIALAPHEDRPGDRSCRHSWTTSLAGFL, from the coding sequence ATGAAGATTCGTCCTGAGATTCTGGATCATTGGCCGGAGGTGAGTGCGCGACTTCCGGGAGGCTTCGACCTGGAAGCCACGGCGCGGTTACGCGGAGCCTTTACCCGGGCGCGGGAGATTAAGAACGCCGAGACGCTGTTGCGGTTGGCGCTTGCCTATGGCGGCTTGGGCATGTCGCTGCGTGAGACGTGTGTGTGGGCGGAAGCCGGCGGCATCGTCCGTTTGTCCGATCCATCACTGCTCGATCGGCTGTGTAAAGCCGCGCCCTGGCTTGGTGACATTGTGGCTGCGCTGATCGCCGAACAGGCCAAAATGACGGCGGGGAGCTGGGTTGGGTATCGCCTGCGTGCACTCGACGGAACCTCGATCTGCGAACCGGGAGCTGACCGTACGACGTGGCGGCTGCACGTCGGCTACGATCTGGCAACGGGTCAGGTTGATCAGCTTGAGCTAACCGACGTGCATGGCGCGGAGAATCTTCAGCGCCTCACCTACGCACACGGCGATATCGTGCTGGGCGACCGCTATTATGCGAGGCCGCGCGATCTGCGGCCGGTGATCGAAGCCGGTGCAGACTTCATCGTGCGGACTGGCTGGAACTCGTTGCGCCTGTTGCAGGCCAATGGCGAGCCCTTTGATCTGTTTGCCGCTCTCGCGGCTCAGTCGGAACAGGAAAGCGAGCTGCAAGTTCGCGTCCACGAGGGCCAGACAAAGACTCCACCGCCGGAGCCGCTGATCCTGCGCCTCGTCGTGCGACGCAAGCCGCCGGAGCAGGCCGAAACCGAGCGAAAGCGCCTGCTCAAGGATGCCAAGAAGCGCGGCAAGCAACCCGATCCACGCAGTCTCGAGGCGGCGAAGTACATTCTTCTCCTTACCTCGCTGCCAGTCGCCACCTTCCCACCGGCCGATGTCCTCGCCCTCTATCGCTTCCGCTGGCAGATCGAGCTGGCATTCAAGCGGTTCAAGAGCTTAGCCGGGCTCGACATGCTGCCAGCCAAGAAGCCTGAACTTGCGCGGGCGTGGATCTACGCCAGACTGATCGTCGCCATCATCGCTGAACAGATCGCCGGGCAAGTCCCGGACTCTTTCCCCTCTGAGTTCGGAACCACCACAAGCAAGCCCATCGCGTTGGCGCCTCATGAAGATCGCCCTGGCGACCGTTCGTGCCGCCATTCGTGGACCACTTCTCTGGCAGGCTTTCTGTAA
- a CDS encoding MATE family efflux transporter produces MHAPVPLKIGSRQVFAIAGPAMVANLTTPLIGVASTTAIGRLDDAALLGGVAMASVIFDCLFWLFGFLRMSTLAFTAQALGAGETREQTVILVRGFIVAGLIGAALIALQLPLGTALFDLMGGSEGVTRAAKTYFMIRIWSSPFAFANYVILGWLVGQARANPALALQVVINLINMAATILLVLVYDTGIAGAAIAALLSEGVGFVLGVIVCRRYAHGGFAVARATLFDRARLMRMLAVNSDILIRTAALIAVFLFFTAKGARAGDVTLAANSVLNNFLLVSAFFLDGLANAAQQLCGRTFGARDAKGFADSTRLVLSWGLGFAMVVAVLFALFGPNLINFMTTSEDVRRAARDFLPFIVLAPIPGVFAFGFDGIYVGATWAREMRNLMLASLAIFLGTWLALRSFGNAGLWCALIAFYIARGGLQGTRYPALYRMTFAPSPSSRLRGEGRDEGELPQGR; encoded by the coding sequence ATGCACGCGCCCGTTCCCCTCAAGATCGGCTCCCGCCAGGTGTTCGCCATCGCCGGCCCCGCGATGGTCGCGAATCTGACCACGCCGCTGATCGGCGTGGCCTCGACCACGGCGATCGGGCGACTCGACGATGCCGCCCTGCTTGGCGGTGTCGCGATGGCTTCCGTCATCTTCGACTGCCTGTTCTGGCTGTTCGGCTTCCTGCGCATGAGCACGCTCGCCTTCACCGCGCAAGCGCTCGGCGCCGGCGAGACGCGCGAGCAGACCGTGATCCTGGTGCGCGGCTTCATCGTCGCAGGGCTCATCGGCGCCGCGCTGATCGCGCTGCAATTGCCGCTCGGCACCGCGCTGTTCGACCTGATGGGCGGCAGCGAAGGCGTCACGCGCGCCGCAAAGACCTATTTCATGATCCGGATCTGGTCATCGCCGTTCGCCTTCGCGAACTATGTCATCCTCGGCTGGCTGGTGGGGCAGGCCCGCGCCAATCCGGCACTCGCGCTTCAGGTCGTCATCAACCTCATCAACATGGCGGCGACGATCTTGCTGGTGCTGGTTTACGATACCGGCATCGCGGGTGCGGCGATCGCGGCGCTGCTCTCGGAGGGCGTGGGCTTTGTCCTTGGCGTCATCGTTTGCCGGCGCTATGCACATGGCGGCTTTGCCGTTGCCCGCGCAACGCTGTTCGACCGCGCAAGGCTGATGCGGATGCTGGCGGTGAATTCCGACATCCTGATCCGCACCGCGGCTCTGATCGCCGTGTTCCTGTTCTTCACCGCCAAGGGCGCGCGTGCCGGCGACGTCACGCTGGCGGCGAACTCCGTGCTCAATAATTTCCTGCTGGTCAGCGCCTTCTTCCTCGACGGCCTTGCCAACGCCGCCCAGCAGCTCTGCGGCCGCACCTTTGGCGCGCGCGACGCCAAAGGCTTTGCGGATTCGACCCGGCTGGTGCTCTCCTGGGGCCTCGGCTTCGCCATGGTCGTTGCGGTGCTGTTCGCGCTGTTCGGGCCGAACCTGATCAATTTCATGACCACTAGCGAGGACGTCCGCCGCGCCGCGCGCGACTTCCTGCCGTTCATCGTGCTCGCGCCCATCCCCGGCGTGTTCGCCTTCGGCTTCGACGGCATCTATGTCGGTGCCACCTGGGCGCGCGAGATGCGCAACCTGATGCTGGCCTCGCTCGCGATCTTCCTTGGCACTTGGCTGGCGCTGCGATCGTTCGGCAATGCCGGGCTGTGGTGCGCGCTGATCGCGTTCTACATCGCCCGTGGCGGCCTGCAGGGCACCAGGTATCCGGCGCTGTACAGGATGACGTTTGCCCCTTCTCCTTCTTCCCGCTTGCGGGGAGAAGGTCGGGATGAGGGGGAGCTTCCGCAAGGACGGTGA
- a CDS encoding ATP-dependent DNA ligase — translation MNRFAELLDRLAYEPGRNNKLRLITSYFREVGDPDRGYALAALTGALSFKHAKPALIRDLIASRTDPVLFGLSYDYVGDLSETVALMWPRRIVNNGESFPGHPSPPPSPTRGEGAQLRARRRTGSTNEIDSASDGRTNLSVPSPLAGEGQGGGYRGRDASDAPHPSNHNNPPPPTLTEVVTTLRTLGKTELPKQLERWLDELDETGRWALLKLVTGALRIGISARLAKTAAAALGDKDPHEIELIWPGLSPPYLDLFAWLEGRADKPVNRDPAPFRPVMLAHAIEDTDFAALDPADYIAEWKWDGIRVQAVAGRDDRGHITARLYSRTGEDITGSFPDLVPSLRLPGAIDGELLILREGRVQSFNVLQQRLNRKVVSPKLIKEFPIHLRAYDLLGDDENDLRELPFAERRERLETFIAKLDDPRIDLSPTVPFASWDALTAARADPASAGAGEDADAVEGVMLKRRDAPYLPGRPKGQWWKWKRDPHIIDAVLMYAQRGHGKRSSYYSDYTFGVWTEGDAGDELVPVGKAYFGFTDEELLQIDRFVRRNTTEKFGPVRHVVHEADKGLVLEVAFEGLQRSPRHKSGVAMRFPRINRLRWDKPPREADRLETLEKMLKAEAAEIEA, via the coding sequence ATGAACCGCTTCGCCGAACTCCTGGACCGCCTCGCCTACGAGCCCGGCCGCAACAACAAGCTGCGGCTGATCACCAGTTATTTCCGCGAGGTCGGCGATCCCGACCGCGGCTATGCGCTCGCCGCGCTGACCGGCGCGCTCAGCTTCAAGCATGCCAAGCCCGCACTGATCCGCGATTTGATCGCGTCACGCACCGACCCGGTGCTGTTCGGGTTGAGTTACGACTATGTCGGCGATCTCTCGGAGACGGTGGCGCTGATGTGGCCGCGGAGAATCGTCAACAATGGCGAATCTTTTCCGGGCCACCCCTCTCCCCCACCCTCCCCCACAAGAGGGGAGGGAGCGCAGTTGCGCGCGCGGCGACGGACGGGCTCGACCAATGAAATTGATTCAGCGAGTGATGGACGCACGAACCTCTCCGTCCCCTCCCCCCTTGCGGGGGAGGGTCAGGGAGGGGGGTACCGCGGGCGAGATGCCAGTGATGCGCCTCACCCGAGCAATCACAACAACCCACCGCCGCCGACCCTCACCGAGGTCGTCACCACGCTGCGCACGCTTGGCAAGACCGAGCTGCCCAAGCAGCTCGAACGCTGGCTCGACGAGTTAGATGAGACCGGCCGCTGGGCGCTGCTGAAACTGGTCACCGGCGCCTTGCGCATTGGCATTTCCGCGCGTCTGGCGAAGACCGCCGCGGCCGCGCTCGGCGACAAGGACCCGCATGAGATCGAGCTGATCTGGCCGGGCCTCTCGCCGCCCTATCTCGACCTGTTCGCCTGGCTGGAAGGCCGCGCCGACAAGCCGGTCAATCGCGATCCCGCGCCGTTCCGCCCCGTGATGCTGGCGCATGCGATCGAGGACACCGATTTCGCCGCGCTCGATCCTGCCGACTACATCGCCGAATGGAAATGGGACGGCATCCGTGTTCAGGCGGTGGCCGGGCGCGACGACCGCGGCCACATCACCGCGCGGCTCTATTCGCGCACCGGCGAGGACATCACGGGGAGCTTTCCCGACCTCGTACCGTCGCTGCGGCTGCCTGGCGCCATCGACGGAGAGTTACTGATCCTGCGCGAAGGCCGCGTGCAGAGCTTCAACGTGCTGCAACAGCGGCTCAACCGCAAGGTCGTCTCGCCAAAACTGATCAAGGAGTTTCCGATCCATCTTCGCGCCTACGACCTGCTCGGCGACGACGAGAACGATCTGCGCGAGCTGCCGTTCGCGGAGCGGCGCGAGCGGCTGGAGACATTCATCGCAAAGCTCGACGATCCGCGCATCGATCTCTCACCCACCGTTCCCTTCGCAAGCTGGGACGCATTGACCGCTGCACGCGCCGATCCTGCAAGCGCCGGTGCTGGCGAAGACGCCGACGCCGTCGAAGGCGTGATGCTGAAGCGGCGCGATGCGCCTTATCTGCCGGGACGGCCGAAGGGCCAATGGTGGAAGTGGAAGCGCGATCCGCACATCATCGATGCCGTGCTGATGTATGCGCAGCGCGGCCACGGCAAGCGCTCGTCCTATTATTCCGACTACACCTTTGGCGTCTGGACCGAAGGCGATGCCGGCGACGAACTGGTGCCGGTCGGAAAAGCTTACTTTGGCTTCACCGACGAGGAGCTCCTGCAGATCGACCGTTTCGTCCGCCGCAACACCACCGAAAAATTCGGTCCCGTCCGCCATGTCGTCCATGAGGCGGACAAGGGCTTGGTGCTGGAGGTGGCGTTCGAGGGCCTGCAGCGCTCGCCGCGGCACAAATCCGGCGTCGCCATGCGCTTCCCCCGCATCAATCGCCTGCGCTGGGACAAGCCGCCGCGGGAGGCGGATAGGCTGGAAACGCTGGAAAAGATGCTGAAGGCCGAGGCGGCCGAGATTGAAGCGTGA
- a CDS encoding DUF6460 domain-containing protein, which produces MVQDVRDLPAGRSDGLNRFLGGSPLAVAFRLVLLSILVGVVLAAIGFDPWNIIYSIRLLFQRLWDLGFDAVNWLWRYFLLGAVIVIPIWLLSRVFGAPRR; this is translated from the coding sequence ATGGTCCAAGACGTCAGAGATTTGCCGGCCGGCCGCAGCGATGGCCTGAACCGCTTTCTCGGCGGCTCACCGCTCGCGGTCGCGTTCCGCCTGGTGCTGCTCTCGATCCTGGTCGGTGTCGTGCTCGCCGCAATCGGCTTCGATCCCTGGAACATCATCTACAGCATTCGCCTCTTATTCCAGCGTCTCTGGGATCTCGGCTTCGATGCCGTGAACTGGCTGTGGCGCTACTTCCTGCTCGGCGCCGTCATCGTGATCCCGATCTGGCTGCTCTCGCGCGTGTTCGGCGCGCCGCGCCGCTAA
- a CDS encoding class I SAM-dependent DNA methyltransferase, giving the protein MPLRLFLSSGDLMADRRFEFARDLQLKGDLPAAADLLEQALELAPSFTSAWFTLGEIRSQLGERDKAIAAFREARRSDPADQHGAGLHLIRLGDEQLSEMPKAYVQALFDQYAPRFEDVLINDLGYRAPSLIFKAVLAARVAAKKPALFKRAIDLGCGTGLAAAAFARQVDQFVGIDLSPGMIKQARATGLYAEFEVADMIDGLRGKSDASANLVVAADAFVYLSDLAPVLTEARRVLVSGGVLAFTLETHDGSGIVLGEGLRYAHAAEYVRGAIAGAGLKLLTLEPASPRNENNEPVRGLVVVAEKT; this is encoded by the coding sequence ATGCCCCTGCGCCTGTTCTTGTCCTCCGGCGATCTGATGGCCGACCGCCGCTTCGAGTTCGCGCGCGACCTCCAGCTCAAGGGCGATCTGCCGGCCGCTGCCGACCTGCTGGAGCAGGCGCTCGAGCTCGCGCCGAGCTTCACGTCGGCCTGGTTTACGCTTGGCGAAATCCGCAGCCAGCTCGGCGAGCGCGACAAGGCGATCGCCGCCTTTCGCGAGGCGCGCCGATCCGATCCTGCTGACCAGCACGGCGCCGGCCTGCATTTGATCCGATTGGGCGATGAGCAATTGTCCGAGATGCCCAAGGCCTACGTGCAGGCCCTGTTCGATCAATATGCGCCGCGCTTCGAGGACGTGCTGATCAACGATCTCGGCTATCGCGCGCCATCGCTGATTTTCAAGGCCGTGCTCGCCGCCCGCGTCGCGGCGAAGAAGCCCGCGCTGTTCAAGCGCGCCATCGACCTTGGTTGCGGCACCGGGCTTGCGGCCGCGGCCTTCGCAAGACAGGTCGATCAGTTCGTCGGAATCGATCTGTCACCCGGCATGATCAAGCAGGCGCGCGCCACCGGCCTCTATGCCGAGTTCGAGGTCGCCGACATGATCGACGGCTTGCGCGGCAAGAGCGATGCCAGTGCGAACCTGGTCGTGGCGGCGGATGCGTTCGTCTATCTCTCCGATCTCGCGCCGGTGCTCACCGAAGCCAGGCGCGTGCTCGTATCCGGCGGCGTGCTCGCCTTCACGCTGGAGACGCATGACGGCAGCGGCATCGTTCTCGGCGAAGGTCTGCGCTATGCCCATGCCGCGGAATACGTGCGCGGAGCCATCGCCGGAGCCGGGCTCAAGCTGCTGACCCTGGAGCCGGCCTCGCCGCGCAACGAGAACAACGAGCCGGTACGCGGCCTCGTCGTTGTTGCCGAGAAAACTTGA